The DNA sequence CTCAGGGTCATTTATAGAATAAATCCATAAGCTAGAAGTGAATATAATTAAGGCTAATGTAAATGAAATTGCTGATGTAAAAGCAAGTGATAATTTATATCGACCACTTTTAGATTCAATATTATGTGTCGATATTCCTATGACAATTGCTGCTGCTGGTGTTGCTGGAAGCCAATAGCTAGGCAACTTAGTAGCAGCGAAAGTAAATAGTAATAAAACAGAAATCAACCAACTTGCAGAAAAATTCAAAAGAGACTGGCTTGGAGGGTTCAACATCTGATTCTTATCCTTCAAAGAAGAAGATATTACTTCTCCAAGTCCAAGAATTAAAAAAGGTGTAAATGGTAAAGAGGAAAGAACCAAAATCAGCAAGAAAAACCACCAAGGCTGAGAATGACTATTAACAACTGAGGTTAATCTCTGAAAATTATGATATCCAAAGAAACTATCCCAAAAAGGTTTTCCTTCTTTAATTAATTCCATTAAGTACCAAGGAATACTTATTGATAAGCTCAGAAAGATTCCTCTAATAGGTTTAACCCTCTTAAAAAATATTAAATAGTCTCGTTGTATAATAGAAAAACAAATAAATGTCATTGCCGTTAGCACAATTGCCACAGGGCCTTTAGTAAGGACAGCAAGTCCTAGAAATATCCAAGACCAGTACCATTGATTGTTTTCTGGATTGGCATAACATCGCCAACTAAGAATTAAACTTATTCCTAATGTTGAACATAGAAGGGCATCACTAACAGCAATTCGACTCCAAATAAGTACTAAAGGAGAGAGCGCAAAAGCCAAAGCCGCAACTACAGCAGCTCTTCTAGGTGAAACAATACCCTTAGGTGGCCATCTCAATAATGTATCCCCAAGCATCAACATCATTACTAAAGATGAGAGAGCAGAAGGGAGCCGAGCGGACCACGTCCCTAAAGGGTCCCAAATGTTTTGCCCTGGCACTGAATAAAAGATACCCATAAGCCAATAGACAAGAGGGGGCTTATCAAATCGAGGTAATCCATTAACTCTTGGGGTTAGCCAGTCTCCAGTTCTACTCATTGCACGACTTGCCGCTGCAAAAAGTGGCGGTGTTTCATCAACCAAGCCCGTTGCACCTAGTTGCCAGCAAAAAATCAAAACACCTAAAAAAAGTATTAAACAAAGGCATCTTTGATATTTAGCTCTATTGATCAATAGCGTCACTGAATCTCTCTATGGATTTAAACTAAATTTATGGATTATTCCATAATATCTTTCTGGACCCAAGAGGTGATTCGTTTAGCAAATCCTTTGGAAGAAGCTGAGTCTATAGCCCAATTTCTACACTTAAGTCGATCAATTTCATTTACTCGATATGTGGCAGAGATTAAGGCATCCAAATCATCAGGAGCGACTAACCAGCCTGTACTGCCGGATTGGATTAATTCACCTGGGCCGCCTCGTTTATAGGCAACCACTGGAACACCACAAGCCAAAGCCTCTACAACAACATTTCCATAAGCTTCATTCCATTTTGGAGTATTAATTAAAGCCCTACACTTACCAAGTTGGTCCTGAAACTCATTTGTTTTAAGGAAGCCTCTCCAATCAATTGTTCCAGGCGGGTAAGATTCTTCAATTGTTCTGGCATAATTTTCATCTTCAATCAGTCCCCATACCAACAAAGTGTCATCAAAATGAGCCGCTACAGCCACTGCATCTTCTAATCCTTTTTCAGGAGCAACTCTTCCAGCCCAACCTAAAGGTCCATCAGACTTTGACTGGAATTTATATTGATTAAGATCAAAGCCATTGCCTACAACTGTTGGAGTATCACTCAATTCATAATCTGAAGCCTGAACATGAGTATGAAAAGCAAGTCGAGAATGTTGTGTCTTAGATAGTTTCATTATCTGATCCTTAATCACTTTTGAAACAGCTCCCATACTTATCAAATGAAATAATCTTGGCTCAACATGAGGTGTTAGCCATAAAGGCAACCAGTCATAGCCAAAATTCAAAATCGCATCAAAATCTTCTTTCCCAACATCAAGTGCCTTTTCCCAAAGCATTGGAAGTACTCCGTTAGCTGGAATGATTACTGGAGAACCATAATCTTGATGTTGCCAACTTGGTTGATCAAATCCTGAAACATATCTAATTTCAACGCCTTCGCATTCTTTTGGAAGTTCTGAACCATTTGGAGCAATTAAAACAACTTCATGCCCAAGTTCTAAAAGACCTTTAACTAAAGAGATCAAAGTCAATTCAACACCACCCCCTTGACCACTACCTAAAAAACCAATCGGAGTGCTTACTAATAAAAGCTTTAATGCTTTAACTGTCACTTAGATATACCTCCTTTGAAGTCCTCTTGAAAATTATCCAAAGACTCCCATAGACGATTCCTTTGACTTACTAAGAAAACAGAAATAAGAACCAATCCAGCCCCAATCCATTGCAAAAAAAGTAGCCTTTCTCCAAGCCAAATACCTCCTGAGATAAGAGCAAATACAGGAGTCAAGAAGGCAAGGGTAGTGAAACTTGTAAGTTCTTTTTTATTAGCAAACCAAAAAAACAATCCATAAGCTAAAGCACCTCCAAAAAGACTTGCATAGCCCATAAAGGACCATTGCACAATTGACCAATCAGGCCACAAAGGCCAACTTTTATCAAAAATATGCCAAGTCAATAAAGGAACACTTCCTAGAAGCATGTGCCAACCTGTTACAGCGACCGGATCACTTTCTTTACATGTAAATCGAATTAAAACAGTTCCCAATGCCATAGCTATCGCTGCTCCAAGCATCCAACCTTGACCATGGCTAAAAAGGCTCCCTTCAGAAACCACATCTCCCATTAATAACCACTGACTAATAAATTCTGGAGAGACTCCTAAGCAAATGATTCCTCCCAAGCCAAGCATTAACCCTGACCACCCAACTGGGTTGATTGCATCACCAAAAAGGCTTCTAGCAAGAATTGCCACAATTAAGGGTTGTGAGTCAATAAATACAGAGCCCAAGCCTGCGCCTGTTTCCAGTAGACCTCTTGCAAGCAAAAACTGAAAGACTGTTCCATCAATCAAAGTAAAAACTACGAACCATGCCAAGTCTCCCTTGGCAATTGTTAAAGGTCTCTTTAAGATTAATAAGGTTAAAATTACTGCAAAGCCCGCAGGCATGAGCCTTAAAAAAGCAACAATTTCAGGGCCACCTGATTGAACCAAGGGGGCCATAGCAGCCATCGCTGTTCCCCATAATGCAAAGGGAAGAATCATTAATAACCAATTCAACATTTCAAACATGACCTCAGCCTGGTGGCTTCTTTTTAAGATCCAATGAAACCTGCACTAATTCAATGATCTGGCCTTGGCGTCGTAAATCCAAAAAAAGAATGGCAAGAATCATTATTGATGGAGCAATCAATGGTGATACAAGGAAGCTTTTCCTTAAAGCAGTGAAGCAAGTTGAGGAAAGAGAGTTCCCTGCTTTACTTGTGAGAATTGATAGTCCAGGAGGGACTGTCGGTGATAGTCAAGAGATTCATGCAGCTCTTCTCAGACTTAGAGAAAGCGGGTGTCATGTAGTGGCAAGCTTTGGAAACATATCTGCTTCTGGAGGAGTATATGTTGGCGTAGCTGCAGAAAAAATTGTCGCGAACCCAGGAACTATAACTGGCTCTATCGGAGTAATACTTCGTGGCAATAACCTCTCAAAGCTTCTCGAAAAAATAGGTATTAAATTTGAGACCGTCAAAAGTGGTCTTTATAAAGACATTCTTTCACCTGACAGGGCCCTCTCTAAAGAAGAGAGAGAACTACTTCAATCACTTATAGACAGTAGTTATGGCCAATTTGTAGAAGCAGTTGCGAAAGGGAGAGGTCTAAGTGAAGAAGTGGTACGTGGCTTTGCAGATGGCAGGGTATTTACAGGAACTCAAGCCAGAGAGCTTGGCCTAGTAGATGAATTAGGAGATGAGAATCATGCAAAGCTTTTGGCTGCAAAGCTTGCAGACCTTGATGAGAAGTTACAACCAATTACTCTTGGTCGTCCCAAAAAGAAGTTATTAGGATTACTTCCAGGAGGAAATATTCTCAGAAATCTTGTAGAACAAGTAACTATGGAGCTTTCAAATTCAGGTCAAATCCTTTGGCTCTTCCGACCATAAAAACCACCCTCAATAAGCAAGAAATGAAACTGCAAGCTGTGAGAGGAGCCACAACAAGCTTAAGCAACTCGCCTAAAGCCATTTCGGAAGCTGTTACTGAGCTAGTTTGCGAGTTGGTTGAACGAAATAGTCTTGAGGTTACTCAAGTTGTTTCTATAACCTTCTCAGCAACTAAAGACCTAGATGCATGCTTCCCTGCTTCAATAGCAAGGAAACAGCCAGGGTGGGAAAAAGTCGCCTTACTTGATTGTCAACAAATGTATGTCAAAGGAGATCTAAAAAATTGCATTAGAATTCTTGCTCATGTATGGATGCCAGATGAACAAACGCCTCAACATACTTACTTAGGTAAAGCCAATATGCTGCGACCAGACAGATGAGCTTTTCAATGACAGTTATATTGCTTGAACAAACTTCTAAAATCTAAAAAGTTTTAGACGACAATTAATCAACTTAAATACCAAACTCATTAATCACTCATCCAATTAATTCTTTAAAATGATTCATCTCAAAAAGCACATTCAGAAATTATTCAAAGGAGTCATTATCTCTTCATTAATGATTAGTGCCTTCCTAGGACTAGAAGAAGTAACTAAAAAAGCTTCTTTAGCTGGCCCAGGAATGATTGAATTTCAATGGGATCCTGACCCAAACTTCAAAAAGCTAAGGTCCTATCAAAGTTCAGACGAAAGATTAGATAGAGCAATTTATTATTTTTTCCTAAGATCATCGGAACGAAAGACAGGAATTTTAAAGCTCTCAATAAAGATTCCTGACTACTTTGAGGCAAAAATAAAGCCTGAAAAGCTTAGTCTATGTCAAGCCAAAATAGGAGGCTGGCAAGAGAAAACAAGGTGTGTAAAAGAGATACCTGCAGATTTTGAAGTTTCTGAAAACCAAACATCTGTTGAAGTCTACCCAGCTCAGCCTATTC is a window from the Prochlorococcus marinus str. MIT 9211 genome containing:
- a CDS encoding ArnT family glycosyltransferase, encoding MINRAKYQRCLCLILFLGVLIFCWQLGATGLVDETPPLFAAASRAMSRTGDWLTPRVNGLPRFDKPPLVYWLMGIFYSVPGQNIWDPLGTWSARLPSALSSLVMMLMLGDTLLRWPPKGIVSPRRAAVVAALAFALSPLVLIWSRIAVSDALLCSTLGISLILSWRCYANPENNQWYWSWIFLGLAVLTKGPVAIVLTAMTFICFSIIQRDYLIFFKRVKPIRGIFLSLSISIPWYLMELIKEGKPFWDSFFGYHNFQRLTSVVNSHSQPWWFFLLILVLSSLPFTPFLILGLGEVISSSLKDKNQMLNPPSQSLLNFSASWLISVLLLFTFAATKLPSYWLPATPAAAIVIGISTHNIESKSGRYKLSLAFTSAISFTLALIIFTSSLWIYSINDPEIPNFSQEFIYNRLYLKGSICFAISALICFILLVKNTPNKIFLSQVPLIFFQLLFMLPMWNISDRLRQLPLRQVSTLLVSSQNNDEPIAMVGINKPSLHFYTDRVILFEANDAEGLVNLADRLKLEVRQGWKGSSLSSVNGSRTVLVVIDDQTSKYRHWRGLNPEIIGKYSIYNIWRLDRNKLEQRAISLIDGGQSPDWQLPKPERI
- a CDS encoding glycosyltransferase family 4 protein, coding for MTVKALKLLLVSTPIGFLGSGQGGGVELTLISLVKGLLELGHEVVLIAPNGSELPKECEGVEIRYVSGFDQPSWQHQDYGSPVIIPANGVLPMLWEKALDVGKEDFDAILNFGYDWLPLWLTPHVEPRLFHLISMGAVSKVIKDQIMKLSKTQHSRLAFHTHVQASDYELSDTPTVVGNGFDLNQYKFQSKSDGPLGWAGRVAPEKGLEDAVAVAAHFDDTLLVWGLIEDENYARTIEESYPPGTIDWRGFLKTNEFQDQLGKCRALINTPKWNEAYGNVVVEALACGVPVVAYKRGGPGELIQSGSTGWLVAPDDLDALISATYRVNEIDRLKCRNWAIDSASSKGFAKRITSWVQKDIME
- a CDS encoding DMT family transporter codes for the protein MFEMLNWLLMILPFALWGTAMAAMAPLVQSGGPEIVAFLRLMPAGFAVILTLLILKRPLTIAKGDLAWFVVFTLIDGTVFQFLLARGLLETGAGLGSVFIDSQPLIVAILARSLFGDAINPVGWSGLMLGLGGIICLGVSPEFISQWLLMGDVVSEGSLFSHGQGWMLGAAIAMALGTVLIRFTCKESDPVAVTGWHMLLGSVPLLTWHIFDKSWPLWPDWSIVQWSFMGYASLFGGALAYGLFFWFANKKELTSFTTLAFLTPVFALISGGIWLGERLLFLQWIGAGLVLISVFLVSQRNRLWESLDNFQEDFKGGISK
- the sppA gene encoding signal peptide peptidase SppA, with the protein product MIWPWRRKSKKRMARIIIDGAINGDTRKLFLKAVKQVEEREFPALLVRIDSPGGTVGDSQEIHAALLRLRESGCHVVASFGNISASGGVYVGVAAEKIVANPGTITGSIGVILRGNNLSKLLEKIGIKFETVKSGLYKDILSPDRALSKEERELLQSLIDSSYGQFVEAVAKGRGLSEEVVRGFADGRVFTGTQARELGLVDELGDENHAKLLAAKLADLDEKLQPITLGRPKKKLLGLLPGGNILRNLVEQVTMELSNSGQILWLFRP
- the aroH gene encoding chorismate mutase, coding for MKLQAVRGATTSLSNSPKAISEAVTELVCELVERNSLEVTQVVSITFSATKDLDACFPASIARKQPGWEKVALLDCQQMYVKGDLKNCIRILAHVWMPDEQTPQHTYLGKANMLRPDR
- a CDS encoding DUF2808 domain-containing protein; this encodes MIHLKKHIQKLFKGVIISSLMISAFLGLEEVTKKASLAGPGMIEFQWDPDPNFKKLRSYQSSDERLDRAIYYFFLRSSERKTGILKLSIKIPDYFEAKIKPEKLSLCQAKIGGWQEKTRCVKEIPADFEVSENQTSVEVYPAQPIPVDSKTYAVVMKVWNPRKSGMFQFHAYAQSPGAMPISSYVGTWTFDVD